Proteins encoded in a region of the Hyphomicrobiales bacterium genome:
- a CDS encoding 3-deoxy-D-manno-octulosonic acid transferase: protein MSDLVSRLALNIYGGFGYVAMPFAGAFVRWRAAKGKEDLDRIKERYGFASVNTSNRICIWVHAASLGETRAVLPLIRHFIEMRFEVVFTTVTVTAARIAEIELPKGATHQYAPLDLKPFLKRFLKHWKPSMAIFVESELWPTTIMELSHQNIPQVLVNARMSARSFKRWKQFDVVSNALFENISLSIAQTKEDAARFKELGIHSVINSGNLKFDSDLPEVDVAQLAKLQEAIGERPVWLAASTHDREELIVAKAHILLKRIFPNLLTIIAPRHPNRAEKITNELTALNLKVGQRSTGALPAADEDIYIADTIGELGLFYRLAPCSLIGGSLVPHGGQNPIEPARLGSAIIHGPNVANFSNIYDVFSKQGGCLCVHNSEELVRGVAALLKNSEEIERITVAAKSSLSEFSGALERTNKALMPYLNPLIITERLAENR, encoded by the coding sequence ATGTCTGATCTTGTTTCGCGGCTAGCCCTGAATATTTATGGGGGGTTTGGATATGTTGCCATGCCCTTTGCTGGTGCTTTTGTACGTTGGCGTGCAGCAAAGGGAAAAGAAGATCTCGACCGTATCAAGGAGCGTTATGGATTTGCATCCGTTAATACCAGCAACCGCATATGCATTTGGGTGCATGCTGCCAGTCTAGGGGAAACCCGCGCAGTCTTGCCGCTTATCAGACACTTTATTGAAATGCGCTTCGAGGTCGTCTTTACAACGGTAACCGTGACGGCAGCTCGTATCGCCGAGATTGAGCTTCCTAAAGGCGCTACCCATCAATATGCCCCTCTTGACTTGAAGCCTTTTCTCAAGCGCTTTTTAAAACACTGGAAGCCGTCAATGGCGATTTTTGTTGAGTCTGAACTATGGCCAACAACGATAATGGAACTCAGCCATCAGAATATCCCGCAAGTGCTTGTGAATGCCCGTATGTCGGCGCGTTCATTTAAGCGATGGAAACAATTTGATGTGGTCTCAAATGCGCTATTTGAAAATATTAGCCTGTCAATTGCACAAACCAAAGAGGACGCGGCGCGCTTTAAAGAACTGGGTATTCATTCGGTTATCAATTCAGGAAATTTAAAATTCGACTCTGATCTGCCAGAGGTGGATGTTGCCCAATTGGCAAAGCTTCAAGAAGCGATTGGCGAACGCCCGGTCTGGCTTGCTGCCAGCACCCATGACCGCGAAGAATTGATTGTTGCTAAAGCACACATCTTGTTGAAGCGCATCTTTCCCAATTTGTTGACGATCATTGCACCACGCCATCCCAATCGCGCGGAAAAAATAACAAATGAGCTGACCGCTTTGAATTTAAAAGTTGGACAGCGTAGCACTGGCGCATTACCTGCCGCGGACGAAGATATTTACATAGCTGATACAATTGGTGAATTGGGCCTGTTTTACCGATTGGCACCATGTAGTCTGATCGGGGGATCTTTAGTGCCGCATGGAGGTCAAAATCCAATCGAGCCTGCACGTCTTGGTTCTGCTATCATCCATGGGCCAAATGTTGCGAATTTTTCCAATATTTATGATGTTTTTTCCAAGCAAGGTGGTTGCTTGTGCGTCCACAACAGTGAGGAACTCGTGCGCGGTGTTGCAGCTTTGCTAAAAAACTCAGAAGAAATCGAACGCATAACAGTGGCTGCAAAATCTTCGTTGAGTGAATTTAGTGGCGCTTTGGAACGCACGAATAAAGCCCTTATGCCTTATCTTAATCCGCTTATTATCACCGAACGCTTGGCGGAAAATAGATGA
- a CDS encoding DUF4170 domain-containing protein has product MTDNAKDEKQLLHMVFGGELEKLSSNTFKNLDDLDIVGIYPNYEKAYAIWKQKAQGTVDNAHMRYFIVHMHRLLDPDDE; this is encoded by the coding sequence ATGACTGATAATGCGAAAGATGAAAAACAGCTCTTGCATATGGTTTTTGGTGGTGAGTTGGAGAAATTGTCCAGCAATACGTTCAAAAATTTGGATGATCTTGATATCGTTGGTATCTACCCAAATTATGAAAAAGCCTATGCAATTTGGAAGCAAAAAGCACAGGGGACCGTGGATAACGCTCACATGCGCTATTTCATTGTTCATATGCATCGTCTTTTAGATCCAGATGACGAATAA
- the lpxK gene encoding tetraacyldisaccharide 4'-kinase, translating to MSAPAFWWRARGVLSSLLSPVSFIYALVADRPFGKGKISKIPILCIGNFVVGGAGKTPLAIALCKRLIKEGKKPVFLTRGYGGTLSGPHLVDGDTNSAKSVGDEPLLLCQYAPTVIAADRVAGVDFIVSNLTADVILMDDGFQSAKIKPASSMLVVDSARGLGNGYVIPAGPLRARLSTQIAYADCLVVIKGSAPVAASTARLIDQFKQLGKPVNLARLLPVLSNELPAKAIAFSGIGHPPKFFQSLRTSGVELVEEIGFPDHHFFTEQEAEHLLEMAEKMKVDLVTTSKDAIRLKGSTGALARLADVAQVFEVDVVFEESGDIDAQLSALMS from the coding sequence ATGAGCGCGCCAGCCTTCTGGTGGCGTGCAAGAGGAGTGCTAAGCTCTCTTCTTTCTCCTGTCTCTTTCATTTATGCGCTTGTCGCTGATCGGCCTTTTGGTAAGGGAAAAATATCAAAAATTCCCATTTTATGTATTGGCAATTTTGTTGTTGGAGGTGCGGGTAAAACACCGCTGGCCATCGCGTTGTGCAAGCGTTTGATAAAAGAGGGCAAGAAGCCGGTTTTCCTGACGCGCGGGTATGGGGGGACATTGAGCGGACCCCATCTGGTTGATGGTGACACTAACAGCGCAAAATCGGTCGGTGATGAGCCGTTATTATTATGCCAATATGCACCAACAGTAATCGCAGCTGACCGTGTCGCCGGTGTGGACTTCATAGTTTCAAATCTGACTGCGGATGTCATTTTGATGGATGATGGGTTTCAAAGTGCGAAGATAAAACCAGCGTCTTCTATGCTTGTGGTGGACAGTGCGCGTGGTTTAGGTAATGGCTACGTTATCCCTGCAGGGCCGCTGCGCGCGCGATTATCAACCCAGATTGCTTATGCGGATTGTCTTGTTGTTATTAAAGGCAGTGCGCCTGTGGCTGCAAGCACGGCACGGCTTATTGATCAGTTCAAACAACTTGGTAAGCCGGTAAATTTGGCGAGATTATTGCCCGTGCTCAGCAATGAATTGCCAGCAAAAGCAATCGCTTTTTCAGGCATCGGCCATCCGCCGAAATTTTTTCAATCCCTGCGAACCAGCGGCGTTGAACTGGTTGAAGAAATCGGTTTTCCAGATCATCATTTTTTCACGGAACAAGAAGCCGAACACCTGCTTGAAATGGCAGAAAAAATGAAAGTGGATCTTGTGACAACATCCAAAGATGCTATCCGCTTGAAAGGATCGACTGGCGCACTCGCTCGTTTGGCTGATGTGGCTCAGGTTTTTGAAGTTGATGTCGTCTTTGAGGAAAGTGGTGATATCGACGCGCAGTTATCAGCGCTTATGTCTTAG
- a CDS encoding lysophospholipid acyltransferase family protein → MLKSLQGLRFTGKVLANYFKFVTLSSRMTGSMEPHFAEVEGNLPAIFTFWHGEQFLIPTVVAGRLPLCALVSRNRDGEIQAAALESFGVQTIRGSGGRNRARTISKGGVQSSLEILSALENGISTCMTANVPHGPARKVGKGVIALAKFSGRPIYPVSHVTSKNMFIDSWDKAAINLPFSKAAFILGKPLWVDCAADKNALEDYRQKLEKELLRITVEAQRLVGVTRNRESN, encoded by the coding sequence ATGCTAAAATCACTACAAGGTCTACGTTTCACAGGCAAAGTGCTGGCAAATTATTTTAAATTTGTCACGTTAAGTTCCCGTATGACCGGCAGTATGGAACCTCATTTCGCCGAAGTTGAGGGCAACCTTCCTGCCATTTTCACTTTCTGGCATGGCGAGCAGTTTCTTATTCCAACTGTTGTTGCTGGGCGTTTGCCATTATGTGCGCTTGTATCCCGCAATCGCGATGGCGAAATACAGGCGGCTGCCCTTGAATCTTTTGGCGTTCAAACAATTCGTGGCTCTGGCGGCCGTAACCGTGCACGGACCATATCGAAAGGTGGTGTGCAAAGTTCATTGGAAATTCTCAGCGCCCTCGAAAACGGCATCAGCACATGCATGACGGCCAATGTGCCGCATGGGCCAGCGCGTAAGGTTGGTAAAGGTGTAATCGCGTTGGCAAAATTTTCTGGCAGACCGATTTATCCAGTTTCTCATGTTACCAGCAAAAACATGTTTATTGATTCTTGGGACAAAGCTGCCATCAATTTGCCGTTTTCAAAGGCTGCATTCATATTAGGTAAGCCTTTATGGGTTGATTGTGCAGCCGACAAAAACGCTTTAGAGGATTATAGGCAGAAACTTGAGAAAGAATTGCTTCGCATAACAGTGGAAGCACAGCGCCTTGTCGGCGTGACAAGAAACAGGGAAAGTAATTGA